ccacggcactgCGCGTGAAGTGCACCATCATGCAAGAGGAGAACAGCGTGCCAGCGGCGTTGGCTCCCAGGGACACGGACCGCCTCGACCCTCTtcagctgctctcctcctctcagaGGCACTTCGGgctgagcagcgctgcggagaGCGGACAAGGGTGTCACTCGCGCTCACGCGGCAAGCTGGAGGTGGATTCGACTCGAGCATCGAGCGGTGATGAGAGGAGCACTGGATCATTGTCGAAAAGGGATGACTTGTCGAATGGGGCCGCAAAGAACCCCCCGCTCAGGTTTAGCGGGCATCCTCGCCAATTAACTGCACAAGGTCTTCATTCACACACTCAACACCGTCGTTTGGTGGCACTAGCCGTCTCACTTGTCTTCATAGTCATGGTTCACTGGTCCATCAGCGAATTCACGACCAATGTCGGCTCACAACAGGAAGCGTCGATGCGGTTGTCGAAGGAGGAGGCCCGTCTATCTCAGTTTCCGTCGCCGTTTTCGGTCGTGGTGCAGCACGAGAGTGCGATGATGCGGTTGACGACCAAACAGCGTGGTCTCGCTGCCGCTAGCGCTGACTCTCTGGTGCGGCTGGACCGTGATCAGCTGCCGTCGTGGACGCTGCGCGTGATCGACGAGAACTGCACAATGTGCTTCGACAGTGTCACGTACGCttccgcggccgctgcggatCCGGAGACATCGACTGACGAGACGGGAAATCAGAGGCGGGAAAGGCTTTCCGTGTTCGCGACTGCATCTGCACCGCTGGGCCTCATGGGGCCGATGCTGTTTGCGATGGCGAGCGTGACGGACGACGTGGATGTTGCAGCGGAACTGCCGCTGTGGCAATGGGTGACCCGGTCgtacgcacagcagcgccgcttcgtcCACGCGTCGCAGTGGAAGAGCACAGGTGAGCGACCGCGACACTTGATCGTGATGGGCATACCTTCAACGGACCAGCCGATGCGCTACCCGCTTCGGGACGCGCAGCGTGCAACGTGGTTGACGTACCGAGAGGTTGCGCGCACCGAGAACAACTTTAcgggcgcactgctgcagctctacgtgtttgctgctgcggagcgtCCTTCTGAGGACGCAACGCATTCGACCGTGGACATGGCGCAGCTGGCCCCAACAGTGAGCGAGTACGCTGCTGTGACTGCACAGCGCCTGGGTGTGGAGAGTGGGGACGTCAACAATACCCCCACGTACGTGCAGCGTcgcgtggtgctgcgtgaTGGGTGGCGCGGCATCCCAAGAAGCGATGACGCGGCGTGGAAGTCACCCTGCGCTGGTGTACGGTCCTCCGTGGTGACTACATCACGTCGTGTGGACGGGACTTCGTCACTCGCGACTCTTTCAGCCCAGTTGTCGCTGCCCGTGACACCTGCcttcacagcagcggcgcagtaTGTGTGCCACGTGTCTGCTGCACTGtggcaggaggcgctgcaccaTCGCAACTCGCTATGGCTGGACTTTTTGACGGACCGCAAGCCGAccacgaaaaagaaaatgggCGATGCGATCTCTTGGGGTGTCCCAACAGAGGTAGGCATGTCTCAAAAGGTCGTCATATGGCTGAACTACGCGTACACTGCGTTCCCAGACGTGCCGTACATCATGAAGGGCGATGACGACATGTACCTGAAGGTGCCACAGTACTtgagcgacctgcggcaTGTGCGCGGTGGGTGGCGGAAACCACGCAACTTGACGGCGACCATTCCATACAATGGGGTTATCCCACCGACGCTGGGCATCGACGACACGGAGGAATGCCTGTATCGGGTGTGGTGGCTGTATAGCAGTCGAGTCATCTTTGGCAACGGGGTGGGCTACACTCTGGACCGTCGCCTCATCCAGGCTGTACTAAACCCGTTTGATGACTT
This genomic stretch from Leishmania mexicana MHOM/GT/2001/U1103 complete genome, chromosome 30 harbors:
- a CDS encoding phosphoglycan beta 1,3 galactosyltransferase 5, whose protein sequence is MQEENSVPAALAPRDTDRLDPLQLLSSSQRHFGLSSAAESGQGCHSRSRGKLEVDSTRASSGDERSTGSLSKRDDLSNGAAKNPPLRFSGHPRQLTAQGLHSHTQHRRLVALAVSLVFIVMVHWSISEFTTNVGSQQEASMRLSKEEARLSQFPSPFSVVVQHESAMMRLTTKQRGLAAASADSLVRLDRDQLPSWTLRVIDENCTMCFDSVTYASAAAADPETSTDETGNQRRERLSVFATASAPLGLMGPMLFAMASVTDDVDVAAELPLWQWVTRSYAQQRRFVHASQWKSTGERPRHLIVMGIPSTDQPMRYPLRDAQRATWLTYREVARTENNFTGALLQLYVFAAAERPSEDATHSTVDMAQLAPTVSEYAAVTAQRLGVESGDVNNTPTYVQRRVVLRDGWRGIPRSDDAAWKSPCAGVRSSVVTTSRRVDGTSSLATLSAQLSLPVTPAFTAAAQYVCHVSAALWQEALHHRNSLWLDFLTDRKPTTKKKMGDAISWGVPTEVGMSQKVVIWLNYAYTAFPDVPYIMKGDDDMYLKVPQYLSDLRHVRGGWRKPRNLTATIPYNGVIPPTLGIDDTEECLYRVWWLYSSRVIFGNGVGYTLDRRLIQAVLNPFDDFNAHLMKLVTNPYKSSLNKEYLSLIMEHEDKLVGNQIKNHLEAVKKFCPKKRVCYMADKRFRAHQILRPTPTKLTWISVMAHFGMPAIPYYVHYFHKNEFKVAEEAKRLIAQGISVNVIEANATQRMHEWVASHVPSTLVGLGASLDLNWVRGDPRTAYTVAEEDEVAVYDVGYKQGKARIAECIVESGKG